CCAGCTTTAATATCGACCGCGAGCCGCACATCGTGCTCGACACCCAGGTGTGCGTGGGCTGCGACCAGCGCGGCTGCACCAATTCCTGCCCGGCGCGCTGCTACACCTGGTCGGAGGAAGACCAGAAAATGACCTTCGTCTACGACGGCTGCCTGGAATGCGGCACCTGTTACGTGGTCTGCCGGCAGAACGCCTTCACGCGCTGGAGCTACCCCCGGGGCGGCTTCGGCGTGTCCTTCCGCATGACCTGAGGAGACAGGCCCATGGCTGAGAACAAACTCAACATCCTGGTCATTCTGCGCGAATGCAGCGATCCCCGACCACCGGCGCGGCTCATGGCCAAGGGCGCGGGCATCCGCGAGCGCGGCCTGCGCCGCCTGACCAACCCCGCCGACCTGGAGGCCCTGGAGCATGCCCTGGAATTGCGCGACGCGGGGGTGGCGCGGGTGACGGCCGTGGCGGTCGGCCCCAAGCCTCTTGAAGACAGCCTGCGTCTGGCACTCGCCATGGGCGCCGAGCGCGCCGTCCGCATCTGGAACGGCGTGCTGGCCGGCGGCGACGCCGTCGCCGGGGCGCATCTCTGGCAGCGGGTGTTTGCCATTCTGCGCCCCGATCTGGTTCTCACCGGCAACCGCCTGCTCGACGGCGGCAGCGATCCGGCGCCGGCCCTGGCGGCAGCCCGGCTCAACATGGGCTGCGTCAGCGCGGCCCTGTCCCTGCTGGTCAAGGACAAGCAGGCAGAGATCCTGCGCAAGGGCGATCGCGGCGCACGGCAGAAAATCGCGGCTCTCCTGCCGTG
The sequence above is drawn from the Geoalkalibacter sp. genome and encodes:
- a CDS encoding ferredoxin family protein, with the protein product MKINVDEIFDVTSFNIDREPHIVLDTQVCVGCDQRGCTNSCPARCYTWSEEDQKMTFVYDGCLECGTCYVVCRQNAFTRWSYPRGGFGVSFRMT
- a CDS encoding electron transfer flavoprotein subunit beta/FixA family protein codes for the protein MAENKLNILVILRECSDPRPPARLMAKGAGIRERGLRRLTNPADLEALEHALELRDAGVARVTAVAVGPKPLEDSLRLALAMGAERAVRIWNGVLAGGDAVAGAHLWQRVFAILRPDLVLTGNRLLDGGSDPAPALAAARLNMGCVSAALSLLVKDKQAEILRKGDRGARQKIAALLPCAILCEAGFKAPRYPALEAVVAAATQPVEAWGLEDLSLPEWEVGALGAALDQGEFATPRPDPLRSTTPDPSLPAFERILALLSGGIQPREGKMHFLPPEEVVESLMAIFRSEGLLPEAKA